A single window of Sphingobacteriales bacterium DNA harbors:
- a CDS encoding universal stress protein has product MDEIIAGTHHQHFDLLVLGTKGASGLKERFFGSNTQTLIEKVDVPILAVPLAAPSNTIENIVFATDLEESEKGYAAIAKLHDFVQLFECRFTFLHVADDDASKYHDHIIHFRSYVDEVLGEDNYDFVLIENDSILEGLENYTREHRVDVLAMLRKKQSSLNRFFEVSFTQKMAFHGKVPVLIYKE; this is encoded by the coding sequence TTGGACGAAATCATCGCAGGTACGCACCACCAGCATTTTGATTTATTGGTATTGGGTACCAAAGGAGCTTCGGGGCTGAAAGAACGTTTTTTTGGCAGCAATACACAAACCCTCATTGAAAAAGTAGATGTGCCGATTTTAGCAGTACCACTCGCCGCCCCCAGCAATACTATTGAAAACATCGTATTTGCCACCGACCTCGAAGAAAGCGAAAAGGGCTACGCCGCCATTGCCAAATTACACGATTTTGTACAGTTATTTGAGTGTCGTTTTACTTTTTTGCATGTAGCAGACGATGATGCGAGCAAGTACCACGACCATATCATTCATTTTCGCTCGTATGTAGATGAAGTGCTGGGCGAAGATAATTATGATTTTGTGCTGATAGAAAACGACAGCATTTTGGAGGGGCTTGAAAATTACACCCGCGAGCATCGCGTAGATGTGCTGGCTATGCTGCGCAAAAAACAATCTTCGCTCAACCGTTTTTTTGAGGTGAGTTTTACGCAAAAAATGGCGTTTCATGGAAAAGTCCCCGTATTGATTTATAAAGAGTGA